In a single window of the Paenibacillus sp. MMS20-IR301 genome:
- a CDS encoding bacteriohemerythrin: MISWKDSYDIGVKEIDCQHRQLLVKLNDFFEACTNQQGKEKIEETLKFLKDYTVEHFSSEEQLMKDIDFPELTEHQKTHAEFVQAVLDLEESVKTKGVSVLSTIKLNRTLTDWLINHIHKCDKLIGDCIAAKGNKAI, from the coding sequence ATGATTAGCTGGAAGGATTCATACGACATCGGGGTAAAAGAGATTGACTGCCAGCACAGACAGCTGCTTGTGAAATTGAATGACTTTTTCGAAGCCTGCACCAACCAGCAGGGTAAAGAAAAAATCGAGGAAACCCTTAAGTTCCTCAAGGACTACACCGTTGAGCATTTCAGCAGTGAAGAGCAATTGATGAAGGATATCGATTTCCCTGAGCTGACAGAGCACCAGAAGACCCATGCAGAGTTCGTCCAGGCGGTTCTGGATCTGGAAGAGAGTGTTAAGACCAAAGGGGTATCCGTATTATCAACGATTAAGCTTAACCGTACATTGACCGACTGGCTGATCAATCATATCCACAAATGTGACAAGCTCATCGGAGACTGCATTGCGGCAAAAGGCAACAAAGCCATCTAA
- a CDS encoding GNAT family N-acetyltransferase, translated as MSISLQPVTADNWYECTTLQVTPEQLGVFPAPVVYWIAESKYVHEFELRAVYSGDTAAGFIVFCTEPDEDGNYWIPALMIDHRHQGNGYGKQALTRLIQFMSSSYNCTRIMIGHRPDNTAAGSLYEALGFIQVNEEPVDGEIIRLLQII; from the coding sequence ATGTCTATCAGCTTACAGCCAGTGACGGCGGATAATTGGTATGAGTGCACTACACTGCAAGTGACACCGGAGCAGCTGGGTGTATTTCCGGCACCGGTAGTCTACTGGATTGCAGAATCAAAGTATGTTCATGAGTTTGAATTGCGTGCGGTTTATTCCGGGGACACAGCAGCAGGATTCATCGTATTCTGTACAGAGCCGGATGAAGACGGTAACTACTGGATCCCCGCCCTGATGATTGATCACAGGCATCAAGGCAATGGTTATGGTAAACAAGCTTTAACCCGGCTGATTCAATTCATGAGCAGCAGCTACAATTGCACAAGAATAATGATCGGGCACCGCCCGGATAACACTGCTGCCGGCAGTCTGTACGAAGCTTTAGGGTTCATTCAAGTGAATGAGGAGCCCGTTGACGGCGAAATCATCCGGCTTCTGCAGATCATCTAA
- a CDS encoding ferritin, which translates to MKEQLMNTLNEQMNFEFYSAHVYLAMAAYCSGESLDGFANFFLVQAEEERFHGMKIYRFLNDRDYRATLAALPEPNNNYSSMLDAFEHAYAHEQQNTKKFYHLADLALDEREHATIYFLKWFIDEQVEEEALFSNIIAKLKRIETDSNAFYMLDAEFAARSFTPPAE; encoded by the coding sequence ATGAAAGAACAATTAATGAACACCCTGAATGAACAAATGAATTTCGAGTTCTATTCCGCACACGTATACCTGGCGATGGCTGCGTATTGTTCCGGTGAGAGCCTGGACGGATTCGCCAACTTTTTCCTGGTACAGGCTGAAGAAGAGCGGTTCCATGGTATGAAGATTTACAGATTCCTCAATGACCGGGACTACCGGGCTACGCTTGCTGCCCTGCCTGAGCCGAACAACAATTATAGCTCGATGCTGGATGCCTTTGAGCATGCTTATGCCCATGAGCAGCAGAATACGAAGAAATTCTATCATCTGGCCGATCTGGCACTGGACGAACGCGAGCATGCAACAATCTATTTCCTGAAATGGTTTATCGATGAGCAGGTGGAGGAAGAAGCACTCTTCAGCAATATTATCGCCAAGCTCAAACGGATTGAAACGGACAGCAATGCCTTCTATATGCTCGATGCCGAGTTCGCCGCCCGTTCGTTCACTCCGCCAGCGGAATAA
- a CDS encoding DUF5808 domain-containing protein, with protein sequence MFHKIISKPLIVRKNSGIGWTLNLNHPATWIVIGGLLAIKLYLVISG encoded by the coding sequence ATGTTTCATAAAATCATTTCAAAGCCGCTGATTGTCCGCAAAAATTCCGGTATCGGCTGGACACTCAACCTTAATCATCCTGCAACCTGGATTGTCATCGGCGGGCTGCTCGCTATCAAGCTTTATCTTGTAATCTCAGGCTGA